In bacterium, the genomic stretch ATAGTCTCTCTGACTCCGTTCGTTGCCCAAGCACAGAGCATTACGTGCGCTCCTGGAACCATGGTCCTTCAGCGAGCGGTCGGGTCGCCAAATGCTCCGATGATGGTGCCTGCGCAGGTTCATGCGACCATTTGCTCGCAAAATGGCACAGTCATAGCGGTCGTTCCGTCGTTCCGGACAGTCGGACCGTCCTCGGCCCCCATGATCGTCCCGGTCAATAACGGAGTGACGACGTGCGTGCCCACAACGGTGGCGACCGTCCCGATGGTGGGCGGTGGACTGACTGCGCCCCTCCAACTCGACCAGGTCGGCTCCAGCGTCGTTGCGATCAACAACACCGCAACACCAGGCACACCGACCGTCGTGACGTCGCCTACGGTGTTGACTTGCTTCTAATCTAACATCGGAGCAACTCCGCAGACCCCGCTGATCTTGGGCGTTATGGGTGCTACACATCGCCATGAGGGCCAGTCTTTCGCGACTGGCCCTCTCGCGTTTGTTAGGTGTTCGTTCGGCAGGGACCGTGCGGGTAGTGATAGCGAAACACCCGGCGCCCCCACGTTGGGGCATTCCGCTGTGGGTTAGGATGCGGGGCGCCGCGTCCGAAGCGTCTCCCAGAGCGTCTGAACCTGCTCGCGGGTATGCTCGGGGGATCCATTGTTATCGATGACCCAATCGGCCCGAGCCACCTTTTCTCGCAGGGGCATCTGGACGGCCAGCCGGCGGCGGGCCTCGGCTTCCGAGAACCCATCCCGCGCCACGAGCCGGCCGACGCGCACGTCGTCGTCCGCGTCGACCACAACGATCCCATCGAGGCCGAGGTCGCGGCCGTCGGTGGTCTCGAGCAGCAGCGGGATATCCAGCACGATCACCTCGACTCCCGGCGCCGAGCCGAGACGCGACGCCTCCTCCGCCATGCGCCGGCGGATATGGGGGTGGGTCAGGGCGTTCAACCGCCGGCGGGCAGCGGCGTCGGCGAATACCAGACCGGCCAAGGCCTTCCGGTCGAGGGTCCCGTCGGCGCGGACCACGGTTGGGCCGAACGCGGAAACGACCCCCTCATACGCAGGCCCGCCGGGTGCTGTCACCTCACGTGCAATGGCGTCCGCGTCTACGATCGCGGCCCCGAAGTCCTGGAACAGCCGGGCGACCAGGGTCTTCCCGCTCCCGATGCCGCCCGTCAGCCCGATCCGGAGCGGCCCGCGGCTCATTCGACGTTGGCCAGATCCTGCCAGTTAGGCCCCACACCGATGCTGACCCGCAGGGGGGCCTCCAGCGGATAGGCCTGCTCCATGATCTCCTTGATCTTGGGCGTCGCCCGGGGGACGAGATCGCGGGGAAGCTCGAACAGCAGCTCGTCGTGAATTTGCAAGATCATCTGCAGCCCCGGCATCGCGGGCAACAGGTCGCGGTGGATCCGCAGCATCGCGATCTTGATGATGTCAGCGGCGGAACCCTGCATCGGCGCGTTGATCGCGACGCGCTCGGCGGCCTCACGGATCTGGCGGTTACGGCTCAGGATGTCTGGGAGATACCGGCGGCGATTGAGGAGGGTCGT encodes the following:
- the coaE gene encoding dephospho-CoA kinase (Dephospho-CoA kinase (CoaE) performs the final step in coenzyme A biosynthesis.) is translated as MSRGPLRIGLTGGIGSGKTLVARLFQDFGAAIVDADAIAREVTAPGGPAYEGVVSAFGPTVVRADGTLDRKALAGLVFADAAARRRLNALTHPHIRRRMAEEASRLGSAPGVEVIVLDIPLLLETTDGRDLGLDGIVVVDADDDVRVGRLVARDGFSEAEARRRLAVQMPLREKVARADWVIDNNGSPEHTREQVQTLWETLRTRRPAS